Proteins from one Aureimonas sp. SA4125 genomic window:
- the ltaE gene encoding low-specificity L-threonine aldolase, translating to MLSNQTVDLRSDTVTRPSPEMRAAMAEAPVGDDVWGDDPSVKELESAVAHRAGKAAALFFPSGTQSNLAALMAHCERGDEYIVGQGAHTYRFEGGGAAVLGSIQPQPIEHDADGSLPLGRIRAAIKPIDPHFARTKLLTLENTIGGRVLDPAYVEAAGALARSAGLAFHLDGARAWNAAVAGGVTIGEICRPFDSVSLCFSKGLGAPVGSCLVGSAELIAKALRWRKVLGGGMRQSGILAAACLHALDHNIPSLAADHDKARQLASGLQGLAGVTITQAATNMVMLHVDAPLLKPLASALQAANIIAAVSPQMRLVLHRDIPEDGVARTLDVFAKVARRAA from the coding sequence ATGTTGAGCAACCAGACCGTCGATCTCCGCAGCGATACCGTGACGCGGCCCTCGCCGGAGATGCGGGCGGCCATGGCCGAGGCGCCGGTGGGCGACGACGTCTGGGGCGACGATCCTTCCGTCAAGGAGCTGGAATCGGCGGTCGCACACCGCGCGGGCAAGGCGGCGGCACTGTTCTTTCCCAGCGGCACCCAGAGCAATCTCGCTGCGCTGATGGCCCATTGCGAGCGGGGAGACGAGTACATCGTCGGCCAGGGCGCGCACACCTACCGCTTCGAGGGAGGCGGCGCGGCGGTGCTTGGCTCCATCCAGCCGCAGCCGATCGAGCACGATGCCGACGGCTCGCTGCCGCTCGGCAGGATTCGCGCGGCGATCAAGCCGATCGACCCGCATTTTGCCCGCACGAAACTTCTGACCCTCGAAAACACCATTGGCGGCCGCGTCCTCGACCCGGCCTATGTCGAGGCCGCGGGCGCGCTGGCACGCTCGGCGGGCCTCGCCTTCCACCTCGACGGTGCACGCGCCTGGAACGCGGCCGTCGCCGGCGGCGTGACGATCGGCGAGATCTGCCGCCCCTTCGATTCGGTTTCCCTCTGCTTCTCGAAGGGTCTCGGGGCGCCGGTCGGTTCCTGCCTCGTCGGCAGCGCCGAACTGATCGCCAAGGCGCTGCGCTGGCGAAAGGTGCTCGGGGGCGGGATGCGCCAGTCCGGCATCCTCGCCGCGGCCTGCCTCCATGCCCTCGACCACAATATCCCGAGCCTTGCGGCCGACCACGACAAGGCGCGGCAACTGGCTTCGGGCCTGCAGGGTCTTGCCGGCGTGACGATCACCCAGGCGGCGACCAACATGGTGATGCTGCATGTCGATGCGCCGCTGCTCAAGCCCCTCGCCAGCGCGCTGCAGGCCGCCAACATCATCGCCGCGGTCAGCCCACAGATGCGCCTCGTCCTCCACCGTGACATTCCGGAAGACGGCGTCGCCCGCACCCTCGACGTCTTCGCCAAGGTCGCGCGCCGCGCCGCCTGA